A part of Candidatus Electrothrix aestuarii genomic DNA contains:
- a CDS encoding translocation/assembly module TamB domain-containing protein: MALTTESGFRVLLRTADTLSGPVFSVQEIEGRLLSRWRLGKVQVYIDKVVEVDLDELVFAWSPHALLQKKLVLHQVAAQGLVVKLTGEAKEEKKKEGPVTMPTIRLPLDIELGELHLQNGKIFFSEQGHPLVLQDILLQAKAGNLQQEVSGATQVDIQRIKLDLRDYGVDLQGQVAFHDAWPLQLKGQWRVADPGINDLDGTVDAQGDLDDLAVFLTLITPAEVTLEGKVMDILNNLHWHAAAKTGHFHLNDIKVDVPVDGTLTIVEASGTVGSYQGTLSADVHYEGYPPVQAEAKVIAEDYTGLAIEYFSVHHQESILATRGKMQWTGGFSWQAELESKAFDPSLLAEKWPGKISGLIQSQGQLGPSGAALSVNIKSLEGELVGFPLQGSGGMELTPQGIQFKDLQIQAGSAQAELDGRIAKDNSLDLKVRAESDDLSTFFPEYSGRLHIQGTAAGSQEHPGIDLALEGSALHLAGYDFDKIQAKLAADLVMEGEESGMQINDLHVLVNEDMALDVIGQLGWDEGISWQAEVTGKEVNPGFFVPEWPGKIQARIRSQGSKTTEKLLATVNIDELSGTLRDLPLQGSGAAAIDGKKIQIDALHLQSGSTSLDVDGKADEENLHFTLQASSDDLSPLVPELKGAFAATAEAQGAAARPEVQLTLNGSGLAYQNYALQDVQTDLKAKLIVQGEEQGATVDNLQLLLNKKSRLAALGKVGWSKGLSWQVDLKGEQLDPSLFLPEWSGDISTEIHSQGRKGAEALEAQVQIKELKGKLRDFPLSGHGKAEVKNTRLLVDDLHLDLGSGQFQVNGSVDPAQQFDLSFAAESKDLAGLLPGAEGNFQLQGTLKGKAQQPDLNLTVNAEKVKYQEYQLKRLKGKVKADLAEQGMIDADLQASGIQAKKEKIETASLQIQGSTDQHKLELTLDGTPGKALLAATGGLKEQAWQGKLTRMTFEHEQFGQWAMRQPAGLHLSAKGAALSGFDLRHKDLKIVLDGDWKQEGDWQVKGAIDNFALKLLQEWQLPVPDLEGTAKVGLTAQGRGAEPEQALLTMTLPKLSLTTESFEDNGEEVGTTVWTWTKNIIEARLQDKVARLHARTEFQDNSDADLAILVKNCSDFSQPEKMPLSGQLNLNMKDLTPIAHLSNETVQASGKFGGRILFGGTARKPTVNGKLALSKGKEKKGEVFVAAAGIGLEDIQVSLEGDSTSNKLDAQLRSGEGTLKLSGTARQDANQHWLADLSIFGKNFLAADLPEYSAVISPDLRLHYADTETRLSGTVTLDKAEIAPTGFGSGAVSSSGDVVVVDEEESRQGTSPMFLDLKVIMGDDVLVNTFGLKGYLDGSLKILATPGRSITGLGNLVLRDGTFDFEGNMLELSQGRVFYQGGPIDDPGLDILATRKLKKVELGVRLTGRVNNMNMRLFSDSAMDDSEILSYLLTGKDIPRSTAGNGEKSLSPSSATLGKLGGGLLLKTVDPLKALDMEGLVDLSIGGGEDASDVSLVMGKEIYKDLYISYGKDLTGAGGTFKARYDLKYGFSVETATNAKTSGADLFFSLEN, from the coding sequence GTGGCACTAACCACCGAATCCGGTTTTCGGGTTCTGCTCCGCACGGCAGACACCCTGAGTGGTCCTGTTTTTTCTGTGCAGGAAATAGAAGGACGGCTCCTCAGTCGTTGGCGTTTGGGCAAGGTGCAGGTGTATATTGATAAGGTCGTTGAAGTGGATCTGGACGAGCTGGTCTTTGCCTGGTCCCCTCATGCCTTATTGCAAAAGAAATTGGTGCTTCATCAGGTCGCTGCCCAGGGCTTGGTAGTCAAGTTGACCGGGGAGGCAAAGGAGGAGAAAAAGAAAGAAGGGCCGGTTACCATGCCGACTATCAGGCTACCCCTGGACATTGAGCTCGGCGAACTGCATCTCCAGAATGGGAAAATCTTCTTTTCTGAACAAGGGCATCCCTTGGTCCTTCAGGATATTCTTTTGCAGGCCAAGGCTGGTAATCTGCAACAGGAGGTGTCGGGAGCGACCCAGGTGGACATTCAGCGGATTAAGCTGGACCTCCGTGATTATGGGGTGGATCTCCAGGGGCAGGTTGCCTTTCATGATGCCTGGCCCTTGCAGCTTAAAGGGCAGTGGCGGGTTGCTGATCCTGGCATCAATGATTTGGATGGTACTGTGGATGCCCAGGGTGATCTTGATGACCTGGCTGTCTTTCTTACTCTGATTACCCCAGCCGAGGTCACCTTGGAGGGGAAGGTGATGGATATTCTCAATAATCTTCACTGGCATGCCGCAGCCAAGACCGGCCATTTTCACCTCAATGATATCAAAGTCGATGTTCCTGTAGACGGCACCCTGACCATTGTTGAAGCATCAGGCACGGTGGGCAGCTATCAAGGGACCCTGTCTGCTGATGTTCATTATGAAGGGTATCCACCAGTGCAGGCAGAGGCCAAGGTTATTGCGGAAGATTATACTGGCCTGGCTATAGAGTATTTTTCTGTTCATCATCAGGAGTCCATCCTGGCCACCCGAGGAAAGATGCAATGGACAGGTGGCTTTTCCTGGCAGGCAGAGTTGGAAAGCAAGGCCTTCGACCCCTCACTGCTTGCAGAAAAATGGCCGGGTAAGATCAGTGGCCTAATCCAGAGCCAGGGACAGCTCGGGCCTTCAGGCGCTGCGCTGTCAGTGAATATTAAGAGCCTGGAGGGTGAATTGGTCGGCTTTCCTCTTCAGGGGAGCGGTGGGATGGAGTTGACTCCGCAGGGGATCCAGTTTAAGGATCTCCAGATCCAGGCCGGTTCGGCTCAGGCTGAGCTTGACGGACGCATTGCCAAGGATAACTCCCTTGACCTCAAGGTCCGGGCAGAGTCGGATGACCTCTCGACCTTTTTTCCTGAGTATAGCGGACGTCTCCATATCCAAGGAACGGCTGCGGGAAGCCAGGAACATCCTGGTATTGATCTGGCACTGGAAGGGTCAGCGTTACACCTGGCAGGTTACGACTTCGATAAAATCCAGGCAAAGCTCGCTGCTGATCTGGTCATGGAAGGCGAAGAGAGCGGCATGCAGATCAATGACCTGCATGTATTGGTGAATGAGGATATGGCGCTGGATGTGATTGGTCAGCTGGGCTGGGACGAGGGGATTTCCTGGCAGGCCGAGGTGACAGGCAAGGAGGTCAATCCTGGGTTCTTTGTGCCGGAATGGCCGGGCAAGATCCAGGCCCGGATACGTTCGCAGGGAAGCAAGACGACGGAGAAGTTGCTTGCCACAGTTAATATTGATGAACTGAGCGGTACTCTGCGAGATCTACCCTTACAGGGGAGCGGTGCCGCTGCGATTGATGGCAAGAAGATACAGATTGATGCCTTACACTTGCAATCCGGTTCCACCAGTCTGGATGTTGATGGAAAGGCGGATGAGGAAAATCTCCATTTCACGCTTCAGGCCAGTTCCGATGACCTGAGTCCTTTGGTGCCCGAGCTTAAAGGAGCCTTTGCCGCGACAGCTGAGGCGCAAGGGGCGGCTGCTCGGCCTGAGGTGCAGCTGACGCTGAATGGGTCAGGGCTTGCCTATCAAAATTATGCCCTCCAGGATGTGCAAACAGATCTGAAGGCAAAGCTTATTGTACAGGGAGAGGAGCAGGGTGCCACTGTGGACAATCTGCAATTGCTTCTGAATAAAAAAAGCAGACTTGCAGCACTTGGGAAGGTGGGGTGGAGTAAGGGGCTTTCCTGGCAGGTTGACCTGAAGGGAGAACAACTGGATCCGTCCTTATTTCTCCCAGAATGGTCAGGGGATATCTCAACTGAGATCCATTCCCAAGGCAGGAAGGGCGCTGAAGCACTGGAGGCTCAGGTCCAGATAAAGGAGCTCAAGGGGAAGTTGCGTGATTTTCCTCTTTCCGGGCATGGGAAGGCAGAAGTGAAAAACACCAGGCTCCTGGTGGATGACCTACATCTTGACCTTGGTTCAGGCCAGTTTCAGGTAAATGGTTCAGTTGATCCTGCCCAGCAATTTGATTTGAGCTTTGCAGCGGAGTCAAAGGATCTGGCGGGGTTACTGCCTGGTGCGGAAGGAAATTTTCAGCTTCAGGGAACACTCAAGGGGAAGGCACAGCAGCCTGATTTGAACCTGACCGTCAATGCAGAGAAGGTGAAATATCAGGAGTATCAGCTCAAGCGACTCAAGGGCAAGGTCAAGGCTGACCTTGCGGAACAGGGTATGATCGATGCCGATCTTCAGGCCTCCGGAATACAGGCTAAGAAAGAAAAAATCGAGACAGCCTCTTTGCAGATTCAGGGCAGCACAGATCAGCATAAATTGGAACTCACCCTTGACGGAACACCGGGTAAGGCACTGTTGGCAGCGACTGGAGGGCTTAAGGAACAGGCATGGCAGGGCAAATTGACCCGAATGACCTTTGAGCATGAGCAATTCGGTCAATGGGCAATGCGTCAACCTGCTGGTTTACACCTCTCTGCCAAGGGCGCAGCACTTTCCGGCTTTGATCTGCGCCATAAGGACCTAAAAATTGTTTTAGATGGCGATTGGAAGCAGGAGGGGGACTGGCAGGTCAAAGGGGCAATAGATAATTTTGCCCTCAAGCTTTTACAGGAATGGCAGTTGCCAGTTCCTGATTTGGAGGGGACAGCAAAGGTGGGGTTGACGGCCCAGGGTAGAGGGGCAGAGCCAGAACAGGCATTGCTCACCATGACCTTACCCAAGCTTTCCCTGACCACGGAGAGTTTTGAGGATAATGGTGAAGAAGTGGGTACTACGGTCTGGACCTGGACAAAGAATATCATCGAGGCTCGCCTTCAGGATAAGGTCGCCCGTTTACATGCCCGAACGGAATTTCAGGATAATAGTGATGCAGATCTGGCGATTTTGGTAAAGAATTGCAGCGACTTCAGTCAACCGGAAAAGATGCCCTTGAGTGGTCAGCTGAATCTCAACATGAAAGATCTTACGCCGATTGCCCACTTAAGCAATGAGACCGTGCAGGCCTCTGGAAAATTCGGTGGTCGCATTCTTTTTGGAGGGACTGCTCGTAAACCCACGGTGAACGGTAAGTTAGCTCTGAGTAAGGGGAAAGAGAAAAAAGGTGAGGTCTTTGTGGCTGCTGCCGGAATAGGGCTGGAGGATATTCAGGTCTCCCTGGAAGGAGATAGTACGTCCAATAAACTGGATGCACAGCTTCGCTCCGGGGAGGGCACCCTGAAACTGTCAGGTACGGCGCGCCAGGATGCTAACCAACACTGGCTGGCCGACCTGAGCATTTTCGGTAAGAATTTTCTGGCAGCAGACCTGCCGGAATACAGCGCTGTTATCAGTCCAGATCTCCGTCTGCACTATGCGGATACAGAAACCCGTCTCAGTGGCACCGTGACCTTGGACAAGGCAGAGATTGCTCCAACCGGTTTTGGTAGTGGGGCGGTCTCCTCCTCTGGGGATGTGGTTGTTGTGGATGAAGAAGAGTCCAGGCAGGGAACCTCTCCCATGTTTCTGGATCTTAAGGTCATTATGGGAGATGATGTCTTGGTCAATACCTTTGGCCTGAAAGGCTACCTGGACGGCAGTTTGAAGATTCTAGCCACGCCGGGACGGTCCATCACCGGGCTTGGTAATCTTGTTCTCCGTGATGGGACTTTTGATTTTGAGGGAAATATGCTGGAACTCAGTCAGGGACGGGTCTTTTATCAGGGCGGTCCCATTGATGATCCCGGGCTGGATATCCTGGCAACAAGAAAGCTTAAAAAGGTGGAATTGGGTGTGCGCCTTACCGGCAGGGTAAATAATATGAACATGCGTCTTTTTTCTGACAGCGCTATGGATGACTCAGAGATTTTGTCGTATTTGCTGACTGGTAAGGATATCCCCAGATCTACAGCCGGTAATGGGGAAAAGTCCCTTTCTCCTTCCTCAGCCACCTTGGGTAAGCTGGGTGGCGGGCTCCTGCTCAAGACAGTTGATCCCCTGAAGGCTCTTGATATGGAAGGCTTGGTGGATCTCAGTATTGGTGGCGGGGAGGATGCCTCGGACGTGTCCCTGGTAATGGGCAAAGAGATTTATAAGGACCTCTATATCAGCTATGGCAAAGACCTGACCGGAGCTGGAGGAACCTTTAAGGCCCGTTATGATCTGAAATACGGTTTCTCTGTTGAAACTGCCACCAACGCCAAGACCAGCGGAGCTGATTTGTTTTTTTCTTTGGAGAATTGA
- a CDS encoding group 1 truncated hemoglobin, protein MFEEIGGHDAVKAAVDGFYEKVLADDRVNGFFKGVDMDRQRAMQTAFLTFAFGGPNAYEGKNLRAAHAHLVAKGLNDTHFDIILEHLGATLKELGVKDELIQQAADVANSVRGDILGK, encoded by the coding sequence CTGTTTGAGGAAATAGGGGGGCATGATGCTGTTAAGGCTGCGGTAGATGGTTTCTACGAGAAAGTGCTGGCTGATGATCGAGTAAACGGCTTCTTTAAAGGGGTTGACATGGATCGCCAGCGGGCAATGCAAACCGCCTTCCTGACCTTTGCCTTTGGCGGACCTAATGCCTATGAGGGAAAAAATCTACGTGCTGCCCATGCGCATCTGGTTGCAAAAGGACTCAATGATACCCATTTTGATATCATCCTTGAACACCTGGGAGCAACCCTGAAAGAGCTTGGCGTGAAAGACGAGTTGATCCAACAGGCTGCTGACGTGGCCAACAGTGTACGTGGCGACATTCTCGGGAAATAA
- a CDS encoding NUDIX hydrolase — protein MRCHQCGADIPVYKNPTPTVDIIIEVGGGIVLIERKNPPFGWALPGGFVDYGESYEDAAVREAKEETGLDVKLVRQFHTYSQPDRDQRQHTASTIFLATAVGTPIGADDAKQAQIFTRDNLPELAFDHASILKDYYQKKY, from the coding sequence ATGCGATGCCATCAATGCGGTGCAGATATTCCTGTATATAAAAATCCAACCCCCACCGTGGACATCATTATTGAAGTGGGAGGGGGAATCGTCCTGATTGAGCGTAAGAACCCTCCCTTTGGCTGGGCCTTACCTGGAGGTTTTGTTGACTACGGCGAAAGCTATGAAGATGCCGCCGTCCGTGAGGCAAAAGAAGAAACAGGGCTGGATGTGAAACTGGTCCGTCAGTTCCACACCTATTCCCAACCCGACCGCGACCAGCGGCAGCACACCGCCTCAACAATCTTTCTTGCTACAGCTGTCGGTACGCCGATAGGAGCCGATGATGCCAAGCAGGCACAAATTTTCACTCGGGATAATTTACCTGAATTAGCCTTTGACCATGCCAGCATCCTGAAGGATTATTACCAAAAAAAATATTAG
- a CDS encoding DUF1176 domain-containing protein — protein MEGVKDYPTMFRNKTFFQTKIVFLLILLAATVQAETVKGISFEHRDWELACDNTRTCRAAGYQNEGKPVSMLLTRKAGQNTPVSIKLQALLDSSAEEAPQEMRLQVGELIIPEITLKKELPRETATKLLAVMPDAEQATLSKKDQQWQLSLAGIKAVLLKMDEFQGRIDTPGALIKKGKKHEAKVLPPIPQKTLIIPPIPPTTEQDKEVLTALEHFLDQECDKAGLDRENCKRFRTINRVSQDTLLVSQPAWQAAYNMGLSFWLINDKPPYDPRPAQSAADTEAGASDYEQGFLSSANKGRGMGDCWYSVSWVWTGKAFEKAEEGSTGMCKGFPGGAWELPTTVSKIINKNE, from the coding sequence ATGGAGGGGGTGAAGGATTATCCGACGATGTTCAGGAATAAAACGTTTTTTCAGACAAAAATTGTTTTTCTGCTCATCCTGCTTGCCGCAACCGTGCAGGCTGAAACGGTCAAAGGTATATCTTTCGAGCACAGAGATTGGGAACTGGCCTGTGATAATACCCGCACCTGCCGGGCCGCCGGTTATCAGAACGAGGGAAAGCCGGTGTCCATGCTGCTGACCCGCAAGGCCGGTCAGAACACCCCGGTTTCCATCAAATTGCAGGCCCTGCTTGATTCTTCTGCCGAGGAAGCACCACAGGAGATGCGTCTTCAAGTCGGGGAGCTGATTATTCCCGAAATCACCCTCAAAAAAGAACTTCCGCGAGAGACCGCAACCAAGCTGCTGGCCGTCATGCCCGATGCTGAACAGGCAACGCTGAGTAAAAAGGATCAACAATGGCAGCTGTCTTTGGCCGGAATAAAGGCGGTGCTATTAAAGATGGATGAGTTTCAGGGGCGAATAGACACACCCGGTGCCTTGATCAAAAAAGGCAAGAAGCATGAAGCCAAGGTACTGCCGCCTATCCCCCAAAAGACCCTCATCATCCCCCCTATTCCACCAACCACTGAACAGGATAAAGAGGTGCTCACCGCCTTGGAGCACTTTTTAGATCAGGAATGTGACAAAGCGGGGTTGGACAGGGAGAACTGCAAACGTTTCAGAACCATCAATCGCGTGAGTCAGGACACATTATTGGTGAGCCAGCCAGCCTGGCAGGCGGCCTACAACATGGGCCTTTCTTTTTGGCTGATCAATGACAAGCCGCCCTATGATCCCCGACCGGCGCAAAGCGCTGCGGACACAGAGGCCGGGGCAAGTGACTATGAGCAGGGATTCCTTTCCTCTGCAAACAAAGGAAGAGGAATGGGTGACTGTTGGTACAGCGTTTCCTGGGTATGGACCGGCAAGGCCTTTGAAAAGGCCGAAGAAGGTTCTACAGGTATGTGCAAAGGATTTCCAGGAGGTGCCTGGGAACTGCCAACAACAGTCAGCAAGATTATCAACAAGAACGAATAA
- a CDS encoding BrnA antitoxin family protein, with amino-acid sequence MNPLKKIPEFRNEDDESAFWDNHDSTDFIDWSKAEKVTLLNLKPSVKKISLRLPKSMLDDLKLLANKRDVPYQSLLKIFLAERIDKKFSAH; translated from the coding sequence ATGAATCCGCTGAAAAAAATACCTGAATTCAGGAATGAGGATGATGAAAGTGCCTTTTGGGACAACCATGATTCTACCGATTTCATTGACTGGAGCAAGGCGGAAAAAGTCACTCTGCTGAACCTGAAACCTTCTGTAAAAAAAATATCCCTCCGTTTGCCGAAATCAATGCTGGATGATCTTAAACTACTGGCTAATAAAAGAGATGTTCCTTATCAGTCACTTTTGAAAATATTTCTGGCAGAACGGATTGACAAGAAATTCAGTGCTCATTGA
- a CDS encoding transposase — protein MFTIPQELRKIIFSDRMLIKIMMDCASKAAVEVLQSKGVDAVPGILLVVHTFGRDLKFNPHVHMLMTEGGLTSSNQWVDIPFLPYGLLRKKWQYYLLTEIKASLPQTKENVRFIDYLFKSQRNGFYVNPKLSDSWSG, from the coding sequence GTGTTTACCATTCCACAAGAACTCCGAAAGATAATTTTTAGTGATCGTATGCTGATCAAGATTATGATGGATTGTGCTTCAAAAGCGGCTGTGGAAGTACTTCAAAGTAAAGGAGTTGATGCTGTTCCGGGAATTCTATTAGTTGTCCATACGTTTGGAAGAGATCTTAAGTTTAATCCGCATGTCCATATGTTAATGACAGAAGGAGGATTAACATCTTCCAATCAGTGGGTTGATATTCCATTTTTGCCATATGGTCTGCTTAGAAAAAAATGGCAATATTATTTGCTGACTGAAATAAAGGCTAGCTTGCCGCAAACAAAAGAAAATGTAAGATTCATAGATTACCTGTTTAAAAGCCAACGTAATGGTTTTTATGTAAATCCTAAATTGAGCGATTCATGGTCTGGGTAA
- a CDS encoding transposase produces MLKGKFYNFLYNKKKKGFQPLQMNWGRFFVDAVFRGGDKHSNHGDTVQKMILHIVNRIRKEYRHDVPIVIRMDSGFFDQKIFEFCEQLGVGYICGGKMYKDIKEFASETTRWRRFAAPGKKDIWEYAEFGTKRGNWKQFRRAIYCRLCNHGSQLRLPGTGPDTVIITNLGRGGTIDELLEKAGVMSEYVSANAIVAGYHVRGSDELVNRGFKDFGHEQLPFTRFTPNAAWYYMLLVGFFLFESFKEDAASPVVSITAYASTVRRQLIDVAGKIVRHSGQVVLKVARCAFEGLQLAEMLKRCIEPPVLQH; encoded by the coding sequence ATGTTGAAAGGAAAATTTTATAATTTCCTATACAATAAAAAAAAGAAAGGATTCCAGCCGTTACAGATGAACTGGGGAAGATTTTTTGTAGATGCGGTTTTTCGCGGTGGTGATAAGCACTCGAATCACGGTGACACTGTCCAAAAAATGATATTGCATATTGTGAATCGCATCAGAAAGGAATATCGACATGATGTCCCGATTGTTATTCGAATGGACAGTGGTTTTTTCGACCAGAAGATTTTTGAATTTTGTGAGCAACTTGGTGTTGGTTATATCTGTGGTGGGAAGATGTATAAAGATATAAAAGAATTTGCAAGTGAGACAACCCGTTGGAGGCGTTTTGCCGCACCCGGTAAGAAAGATATTTGGGAGTATGCGGAATTCGGCACTAAAAGGGGTAATTGGAAGCAATTTCGACGAGCTATATACTGTCGCCTGTGCAACCACGGGTCTCAGCTTCGGCTTCCAGGAACTGGTCCGGACACCGTGATCATTACAAATCTTGGGCGTGGCGGAACTATTGACGAACTTCTTGAAAAGGCGGGTGTTATGTCAGAATATGTAAGTGCCAACGCTATTGTTGCAGGGTATCATGTACGCGGTAGCGACGAGTTGGTTAACCGAGGTTTCAAGGATTTTGGCCATGAACAACTGCCGTTCACTCGATTCACTCCAAACGCTGCGTGGTATTACATGTTACTGGTCGGCTTTTTTCTTTTTGAATCATTCAAAGAGGATGCAGCTTCTCCCGTAGTTTCAATAACAGCCTATGCATCAACAGTACGCCGTCAACTGATAGATGTAGCGGGTAAAATTGTCAGGCACAGCGGTCAGGTTGTATTAAAAGTGGCCCGGTGTGCTTTTGAAGGGCTTCAATTAGCCGAAATGTTAAAAAGGTGTATTGAGCCCCCTGTGTTACAACACTAG
- a CDS encoding transposase, with translation MFTIPQELRKIIFSDRMLIKIMMDCASKAAVEVLQSKGVDAVPGILLVVHTFGRDLKFNPHVHMLMTEGGLTSSNQWVDIPFLPYGLLRKNGNIIC, from the coding sequence GTGTTTACCATTCCACAAGAACTCCGAAAGATAATTTTTAGTGATCGTATGCTGATCAAGATTATGATGGATTGTGCTTCAAAAGCGGCTGTGGAAGTACTTCAAAGTAAAGGAGTTGATGCTGTTCCGGGAATTCTATTAGTTGTCCATACGTTTGGAAGAGATCTTAAGTTTAATCCGCATGTCCATATGTTAATGACAGAAGGAGGATTAACATCTTCCAATCAGTGGGTTGATATTCCATTTTTGCCATATGGTCTGCTTAGAAAAAATGGCAATATTATTTGCTGA
- a CDS encoding transposase, with translation MLTEIKASLPQTKENVRFIDYLFKSQRNGFYVNGKSKMTSARHAARYIGRYMARPALAEHKITNYDGEEVTFWYIDHKTEVKVTEAIPAKEFIQRLIDHIPLKGFKMVRHYGLYSRRTKTIAIEILMDCKRFIQKTFEFMKSDSRSLSWRERLVQSFGKDPLTCPNCKEKMFLWRIWHPDYGDIFDLSRDGPFVESKSKQECNKRNSSGRQVKWIPQLLPF, from the coding sequence TTGCTGACTGAAATAAAGGCTAGCTTGCCGCAAACAAAAGAAAATGTAAGATTCATAGATTACCTGTTTAAAAGCCAACGTAATGGTTTTTATGTAAATGGTAAAAGCAAGATGACATCAGCAAGACATGCAGCTCGATATATTGGTCGCTATATGGCTCGTCCAGCATTGGCAGAGCACAAGATAACGAATTACGATGGTGAGGAAGTAACATTTTGGTATATTGATCATAAAACAGAAGTTAAAGTTACCGAAGCGATTCCAGCCAAAGAGTTCATACAACGATTAATTGACCATATCCCGCTAAAGGGATTCAAGATGGTCCGCCATTATGGGTTATATTCTCGACGTACAAAAACAATCGCGATAGAGATTTTGATGGACTGTAAACGTTTTATCCAGAAGACTTTTGAATTCATGAAAAGTGATTCAAGGTCATTGAGCTGGAGAGAGCGTCTAGTACAGAGTTTCGGGAAAGATCCGTTAACATGTCCAAACTGTAAAGAAAAAATGTTTTTATGGCGGATTTGGCATCCTGACTATGGAGATATCTTTGATCTGAGCAGAGACGGACCTTTTGTGGAAAGCAAGAGTAAACAAGAATGCAACAAGAGAAACTCTTCGGGTCGGCAGGTTAAGTGGATACCGCAATTGCTTCCGTTTTAA
- a CDS encoding DUF6516 family protein has product MLIEEYFRHIGQTIEESCSIINSQLVNDKRSLYIGFIEGKLIFLNGSSLRFMEFVNLKAETKRYKYSYHYQDSDDKLVFRYDMAPHHQEVRTFPHHKHTATGDIIESTAPSLAEVLEEIEDFSE; this is encoded by the coding sequence GTGCTGATTGAAGAATACTTCCGGCACATCGGACAGACGATTGAGGAATCATGTAGTATTATTAATTCACAGCTGGTGAATGATAAACGCTCGCTCTATATTGGATTTATTGAGGGAAAGCTCATATTTCTTAATGGTTCTTCTTTGCGCTTTATGGAATTCGTCAACCTCAAGGCAGAAACAAAGCGTTACAAGTATTCCTATCATTACCAGGATAGCGATGACAAGCTGGTCTTTCGCTATGATATGGCTCCGCATCATCAGGAGGTCAGGACGTTTCCTCATCACAAGCACACTGCAACTGGAGATATCATTGAGTCCACAGCACCTTCGTTAGCTGAGGTATTGGAAGAGATTGAGGATTTTTCCGAATAA